From a single Aquificaceae bacterium genomic region:
- a CDS encoding ATP-binding protein — MSLLKEFLSQVGEGYLLIDREGKVVFGNDFLVRRKIVRESFEGKPYYECVNNLTVVSCLAEAISEKKDRVCNFDHEEREYSLYVFTGSDLTVVRFSDITELKRYERSRREFVANVSHELKTPIAVLKSLLETLYEEEDREEKRAFLEKALKRVEDMRRLVEDLLILTKLESGEERIKREEIDLRVLVEEVYDLLEPQAQEREVELLNSVEHGFKVKGDWDKLFLLLKNLVDNAIKYNRSGGRVEVRAKRVDPQVQIEVEDTGIGIPREHLPFIFERFYRVDPSRSRDLGGTGLGLSIVKHIALSHGGKIEVMSKEGKGSLFTVYLPLE, encoded by the coding sequence ATGAGCCTTCTTAAGGAGTTTCTCAGTCAGGTTGGCGAGGGATACCTTCTGATAGACAGGGAGGGAAAGGTGGTCTTTGGAAACGACTTCCTCGTGAGGAGGAAGATTGTGAGGGAGAGCTTTGAGGGCAAGCCTTACTACGAATGTGTCAACAACCTCACAGTGGTAAGCTGTCTTGCAGAAGCCATATCAGAGAAGAAGGACAGGGTCTGCAACTTTGACCACGAGGAGAGGGAGTATTCTCTTTATGTATTCACAGGTAGCGACCTGACGGTGGTTCGTTTTTCAGACATAACGGAGCTGAAAAGATACGAAAGGTCAAGAAGGGAGTTTGTGGCAAATGTTTCTCATGAACTCAAAACACCCATAGCTGTTCTCAAAAGCCTGCTGGAGACCCTCTATGAGGAAGAGGACAGAGAGGAAAAGAGAGCCTTTCTGGAAAAGGCTCTCAAGCGTGTTGAAGATATGAGAAGGCTTGTGGAGGACCTTCTTATACTCACAAAATTAGAATCGGGTGAGGAGAGAATAAAAAGGGAGGAGATTGACCTTAGAGTTCTCGTTGAAGAAGTCTATGACCTTCTGGAGCCTCAGGCCCAGGAGAGGGAGGTGGAGCTCCTGAACTCTGTGGAGCATGGCTTTAAGGTAAAGGGGGACTGGGACAAGCTGTTTCTTCTTCTAAAAAACCTTGTGGACAACGCTATTAAGTACAACAGAAGTGGCGGCAGGGTTGAGGTCAGAGCAAAAAGGGTTGACCCTCAGGTTCAGATAGAGGTGGAGGACACGGGTATAGGCATTCCCAGAGAGCATCTTCCCTTCATCTTTGAAAGGTTTTACAGGGTAGACCCCTCAAGGTCAAGGGACCTCGGAGGGACCGGCCTTGGGCTTTCCATAGTAAAACACATAGCCCTGTCCCACGGAGGGAAAATAGAGGTGATGAGCAAAGAAGGAAAGGGAAGCCTTTTTACCGTATACCTGCCCTTAGAGTAG
- a CDS encoding ABC transporter ATP-binding protein, protein MDNIKWASGRLKKYWHFIILSLLGSVLEATGTAGITLLIKSLVDKVFLLKEEEEIFRTILALIGLVLLSQTGNFAVSFFSALYTELEMRGLREEAFRRLLRVDYSAFLGISAGEFASRVISDMNLYRNLIGSYAIKLIREPITVLFLFGVLLYRDWLLTVGLIFLLPVLSLAVRYFGGKRGKHIKRAQESYAGVADRLFSSFSGFDSIRSFGAQSMFERLFHELNRSLFRSSFRSEVYFALNSVFNYTFGYLVVALVILYGGYRVVEGSLTPGEFISYLTALVFMQNPLMESQKGVMEVRSSLPVIERIRELLSLREEEEGKLPLQSLKEGLQVKGLSVRFRGAELLRDVNLSIHRGEKVGIMGDTGSGKSTFLRVLAGLVPYEGSLRVDGLELRDIKREDLRKHFLLISQDAFVFPGTVRENLLMAGGKDEELFWKSLRLAGCDFVESLDQEVSPRSLSGGEKQRLALARVFLRSPEVLLLDEVTSALDAKKEEEVLDNIFSQFEGKTIVLVAHRFSNLLRCDRVFVFKDGGVVFEGKPKEAIEFFLQSP, encoded by the coding sequence ATGGATAATATCAAGTGGGCATCTGGACGCCTGAAGAAATACTGGCATTTTATAATCCTGAGTCTTCTTGGTTCTGTGCTTGAAGCTACAGGGACTGCAGGAATTACTCTGCTCATTAAATCACTTGTGGACAAGGTCTTTCTGTTAAAAGAAGAGGAAGAGATATTCAGGACAATACTAGCACTTATCGGGCTCGTCCTTCTCTCTCAGACAGGAAACTTCGCTGTGAGTTTTTTCTCTGCACTTTACACGGAGCTTGAGATGAGGGGGCTCAGAGAGGAAGCCTTCAGAAGGCTTTTAAGAGTGGACTACTCTGCCTTCCTTGGCATTTCTGCTGGAGAGTTTGCCTCAAGGGTCATATCTGACATGAACCTTTACAGAAACCTTATAGGTTCTTATGCCATAAAGCTCATAAGGGAGCCCATAACTGTGCTTTTCCTCTTCGGTGTCCTCTTATACAGAGACTGGCTTTTGACGGTGGGGCTAATTTTTCTTCTCCCCGTCCTTTCCCTTGCGGTGAGATACTTTGGCGGTAAGAGAGGCAAGCACATAAAGAGGGCTCAGGAAAGTTATGCTGGCGTGGCAGACAGGCTTTTCAGCTCCTTTTCCGGTTTTGATAGCATAAGAAGCTTTGGCGCACAGTCCATGTTTGAGAGGCTTTTTCATGAGCTAAACAGGTCTCTCTTCAGGTCCAGCTTCAGGTCGGAGGTATACTTTGCCCTTAATTCTGTCTTTAACTACACCTTTGGTTATCTGGTGGTTGCGCTGGTCATACTCTACGGAGGCTACAGGGTAGTGGAAGGCAGTTTAACACCGGGAGAATTCATCTCCTACCTTACAGCTCTTGTGTTTATGCAAAATCCCCTCATGGAATCCCAGAAGGGTGTGATGGAAGTGAGGTCTTCACTACCCGTTATAGAAAGGATAAGAGAGCTTCTGAGCCTGAGGGAAGAGGAAGAGGGGAAATTGCCCCTGCAGAGCCTGAAAGAAGGTCTGCAGGTGAAGGGGTTAAGTGTAAGATTTAGGGGAGCTGAATTACTCAGAGATGTGAACCTTAGCATCCATAGAGGTGAAAAGGTTGGAATAATGGGGGATACAGGCTCGGGCAAGAGCACCTTTCTGCGTGTGCTTGCAGGACTTGTGCCCTACGAAGGGAGCCTGAGGGTGGATGGGCTTGAGCTGAGGGACATAAAAAGGGAAGACCTCAGGAAACACTTTCTGCTAATTTCTCAAGATGCCTTCGTCTTCCCGGGCACTGTAAGAGAAAACCTTCTCATGGCAGGGGGAAAGGATGAAGAACTCTTCTGGAAATCCCTCAGGCTTGCTGGATGCGATTTTGTGGAGAGCCTTGACCAGGAGGTAAGTCCAAGAAGCCTTTCTGGAGGGGAGAAGCAGAGGCTTGCCCTTGCAAGGGTCTTTTTAAGGTCTCCAGAAGTCCTTCTTCTTGATGAGGTTACATCTGCCCTTGATGCAAAAAAGGAAGAGGAGGTTCTGGACAACATATTCAGCCAGTTTGAGGGTAAAACCATAGTGCTTGTTGCTCACAGGTTTTCAAACCTTCTGAGATGTGACAGGGTTTTTGTTTTCAAAGATGGAGGGGTTGTTTTTGAGGGCAAGCCAAAGGAAGCCATTGAGTTCTTCCTTCAGAGCCCATAG
- a CDS encoding 5-(carboxyamino)imidazole ribonucleotide synthase — MRVGILGGGQLGWMTILEGRKLGFEFLVLDPDPRSPASRIADRWFPPEGVEDFIRHCDVITYEFEHIEEGVLEKVYDLTTPSLNVLEIKRSRIREKEFYRKRGYPTADFTLSGWGSLKDTVREFGLPCVVKAEKLGYDGKGQYRVYYLEDLDNILKNHSQEESFLIERFIDFSFEFSLIGVRDRKGNSRIYPLTVNRHEGGILLYNQTRSLAIREAEDMLLSLMEDFALVGLMAVEFFYTWDGRVLLNEFAPRPHNTGHYSLDGCYTSQFENLLRAICGLPLGSTRLKSPSGMVNILGLSLEDMDLHSILSMDGTKLYWYGKERKPKRKMGHINLVAGTEQELEERLEKIVNTLYSHEPS, encoded by the coding sequence ATGCGGGTAGGCATTCTCGGTGGCGGACAGCTGGGATGGATGACCATACTTGAGGGTAGGAAGCTTGGCTTTGAATTTCTTGTGCTTGACCCCGACCCCAGGTCTCCTGCCAGCAGGATTGCAGACAGGTGGTTTCCGCCAGAAGGGGTTGAAGACTTTATAAGGCACTGTGATGTCATAACCTACGAGTTTGAACACATAGAGGAGGGTGTTCTTGAAAAGGTATATGACCTTACCACGCCATCCCTCAATGTGCTTGAGATAAAGAGGAGCAGGATAAGGGAGAAGGAGTTTTACAGAAAAAGGGGCTATCCCACCGCAGACTTTACTCTGTCAGGCTGGGGGAGCCTGAAGGATACAGTAAGAGAGTTTGGGCTTCCCTGTGTGGTCAAGGCAGAAAAACTGGGTTACGATGGAAAAGGTCAATACAGGGTCTACTATCTGGAGGATTTGGATAACATACTGAAAAATCACTCTCAGGAGGAAAGCTTTCTCATAGAACGTTTTATAGACTTTAGCTTTGAGTTCTCCCTCATAGGGGTCAGAGACAGAAAGGGCAACAGCAGAATATATCCTCTTACCGTAAACCGCCACGAGGGGGGGATACTCCTTTACAACCAGACGAGAAGCCTAGCCATAAGAGAGGCGGAGGATATGCTTCTTTCCCTTATGGAGGATTTTGCTCTCGTGGGGCTCATGGCGGTTGAGTTTTTCTACACATGGGACGGGAGGGTTCTCCTGAATGAGTTTGCACCAAGGCCTCACAACACGGGTCATTACAGCCTTGATGGATGCTACACATCCCAGTTTGAGAACCTCCTGAGAGCCATATGCGGTCTTCCTCTGGGCTCTACAAGGCTCAAGTCCCCGTCAGGGATGGTCAACATACTGGGGCTCTCTCTGGAAGATATGGACCTTCACAGCATCCTTTCCATGGATGGGACAAAGCTCTACTGGTATGGCAAGGAGAGGAAGCCAAAAAGAAAGATGGGGCATATAAACCTGGTTGCCGGCACAGAGCAGGAGCTTGAGGAAAGGCTTGAGAAGATAGTGAACACCCTCTACTCCCATGAGCCTTCTTAA
- the lpxI gene encoding UDP-2,3-diacylglucosamine diphosphatase LpxI (LpxI, functionally equivalent to LpxH, replaces it in LPS biosynthesis in a minority of bacteria.) yields the protein MKVCLIAGSGELPGVFLKKAREKGLEVFVAGVKGITDLPADEYFPLGKVGRLLRALERRGIKDIVMLGKFEHSLIFSHLLTLDELALKVLKKAKDKKPQTLVRTLMEELQALGFQFPDPRPYLEELLAPEGLMSTNEPSEEAMEDGVWGFLIARQIADLDIGQTIVVKEKAVVSVEAMEGTQKTIERAGQLAGRGCRVIKVARKSQDFRIDVPTVGPKTLEAIKKIKGDALFVEAGKVYLLEREKLIKLADRYGISLYGL from the coding sequence GAAGGTTTGCCTTATAGCAGGGTCTGGAGAGCTGCCGGGTGTTTTCCTGAAAAAGGCAAGAGAAAAAGGTCTTGAAGTTTTTGTGGCAGGAGTCAAGGGTATAACAGACCTTCCAGCAGACGAATACTTCCCCCTCGGCAAGGTGGGCAGGCTCCTGAGAGCACTTGAGAGGAGGGGAATAAAGGATATAGTTATGCTTGGAAAGTTTGAGCACAGCCTTATATTTTCCCATCTTCTCACCCTTGATGAGCTTGCCCTCAAAGTGCTTAAAAAGGCAAAGGATAAAAAGCCTCAGACACTTGTCAGGACGCTTATGGAAGAGCTTCAGGCTCTTGGCTTTCAATTCCCAGACCCAAGACCTTACCTTGAGGAGCTTCTTGCACCTGAGGGACTTATGTCCACCAATGAACCCTCAGAAGAGGCCATGGAAGATGGTGTATGGGGCTTTCTTATAGCAAGACAGATAGCGGACCTTGACATAGGACAGACCATCGTAGTAAAGGAAAAGGCCGTAGTGAGCGTTGAGGCGATGGAGGGAACCCAGAAAACGATAGAGAGAGCTGGCCAGCTGGCTGGAAGGGGTTGCAGGGTTATAAAAGTGGCAAGAAAAAGTCAGGACTTTCGCATAGATGTGCCCACGGTAGGTCCAAAGACGCTGGAAGCCATAAAGAAGATAAAGGGGGATGCCCTCTTTGTGGAGGCAGGAAAGGTTTACCTTCTGGAGAGGGAAAAGCTTATAAAGCTGGCAGACAGATATGGAATATCCCTCTATGGGCTCTGA
- a CDS encoding bifunctional 3,4-dihydroxy-2-butanone-4-phosphate synthase/GTP cyclohydrolase II: MEFRFNTIEEALEDIAQGKMVIVVDDPDRENEGDLVMAAEKVSPEAINFMAKYGRGLICLTLTPQRCDELDLYPMAMRNTDPKGTYFCVSIDAHPRFGTTTGISAFDRAMTIKLAVSPDAKPSDFIRPGHVFPLKAKPGGVLERAGHTEASVDLARLAGLYPAGVICEIMKEDGSMARLPDLVDFARRFDLKIITIADLIRYRLKRERLVIREATANLPTRYGFFKIHAYRHILTGEEQVALTMGEWKENEPVLVRVHSECLTGDVFKSLRCDCRSQLESAMEAIAQEGKGVLVYIMGHEGRGIGIVNKIKAYHLQDMGYDTVEANEKVGYPADLRDYGIGVQILLDLGVKKMRLLTNNPRKIVALEGYGLEVVERVPLKTPACEHNQRYLEAKKTKLGHLL; encoded by the coding sequence ATGGAATTCAGGTTCAACACCATAGAAGAAGCCCTTGAGGACATAGCTCAGGGGAAGATGGTGATAGTGGTGGATGACCCAGACAGGGAAAACGAGGGCGACCTCGTTATGGCGGCGGAGAAGGTCAGCCCTGAAGCCATAAACTTCATGGCAAAGTATGGAAGAGGTCTTATATGCCTCACTTTGACACCTCAGAGGTGCGATGAGCTTGACCTCTACCCGATGGCGATGAGAAACACAGACCCCAAGGGCACCTACTTCTGCGTCTCCATAGACGCCCACCCGAGATTTGGCACCACCACGGGCATATCCGCCTTTGACAGGGCGATGACCATAAAGCTGGCAGTTAGTCCCGATGCAAAGCCTTCCGACTTTATAAGGCCGGGGCATGTGTTTCCACTGAAGGCAAAGCCCGGGGGTGTTCTGGAGAGAGCAGGACACACGGAGGCGAGCGTTGACCTTGCAAGGCTTGCAGGTCTTTATCCGGCTGGGGTCATATGCGAGATAATGAAGGAAGACGGAAGCATGGCAAGGCTTCCTGACCTTGTGGACTTTGCAAGAAGGTTTGACCTCAAGATAATAACCATAGCGGACCTCATAAGATACAGGCTGAAAAGGGAAAGGCTTGTGATTCGTGAGGCTACCGCAAACCTCCCCACAAGGTACGGCTTTTTCAAGATACACGCCTACAGGCACATACTCACCGGAGAAGAACAGGTAGCTCTTACCATGGGAGAGTGGAAAGAAAACGAGCCGGTCCTTGTCAGAGTTCACTCTGAATGTCTTACGGGCGATGTGTTCAAGTCTCTGCGGTGCGACTGCAGGTCCCAGCTTGAGTCTGCCATGGAGGCCATAGCTCAGGAAGGAAAGGGCGTGCTCGTCTACATAATGGGTCACGAAGGAAGGGGAATAGGCATAGTGAACAAGATAAAGGCATATCATCTTCAGGATATGGGCTATGACACGGTGGAGGCCAACGAAAAGGTGGGATATCCCGCAGACCTCAGAGACTACGGAATAGGCGTTCAGATACTTCTTGACCTTGGCGTCAAAAAGATGAGGCTTCTTACCAACAACCCGAGAAAGATAGTGGCTCTTGAGGGCTATGGGCTGGAGGTGGTGGAGAGAGTGCCCCTCAAGACGCCAGCCTGCGAACACAACCAGAGGTATTTAGAGGCTAAGAAGACAAAGCTTGGCCACCTACTCTAA
- the cas6 gene encoding CRISPR-associated endoribonuclease Cas6: protein MRFLVRLENPEETSIPLDYRRRFISLMKRVFGVREFIENPVRPYTFAVYLGKEINFSRDAIEGVKFVNLRISTGDPVYGVKLYNGLTELRGKVHKIGEAEFVLKDVRLEKEGDWSKGAFKTLSPVVVERAGANEGNPKLRYALPLERDFQEVLFENTIRRFRAIKGYEPEVKAFSFRLIHYKEEMVRHYGGYIRSFIGEFFINTDNPEVLRFVYQYGLGVRTGQGFGYLEVL from the coding sequence ATGCGTTTCCTTGTGAGGCTGGAAAATCCAGAAGAGACCAGCATACCCCTTGATTACAGGCGCAGGTTCATATCCCTGATGAAGAGGGTCTTTGGAGTAAGGGAGTTTATTGAAAACCCCGTCAGACCCTACACCTTTGCGGTATACCTTGGGAAGGAAATAAACTTTAGCAGGGATGCCATTGAAGGTGTTAAGTTTGTGAACCTCCGAATCTCCACAGGAGACCCCGTTTATGGAGTAAAGCTCTACAACGGATTAACCGAGTTGAGGGGAAAGGTTCACAAAATCGGGGAGGCGGAGTTTGTGCTCAAAGATGTAAGACTTGAAAAGGAGGGAGACTGGTCAAAGGGTGCTTTTAAGACGCTTTCTCCGGTAGTTGTGGAAAGGGCTGGGGCCAATGAGGGCAACCCCAAGCTCAGGTATGCCCTTCCTCTGGAAAGGGATTTTCAGGAGGTTCTTTTTGAAAACACAATCCGGCGCTTTAGAGCCATTAAAGGCTACGAGCCAGAAGTAAAAGCCTTTTCCTTCAGACTCATACACTACAAGGAAGAGATGGTAAGGCACTACGGGGGATACATAAGGTCCTTTATTGGAGAGTTTTTCATAAATACCGACAACCCTGAAGTGCTGAGGTTTGTGTATCAATACGGACTGGGGGTGAGAACGGGGCAGGGATTTGGTTATCTGGAAGTTTTATAA